A window of Adhaeribacter arboris genomic DNA:
AGCAATGGCGAGTTAATGGATGGAACTACTATTCAGCGGGTTAAACAAATGCTGGAAGTTTTAGCCGAAACAGTGGTAAAGGGCAATTAAAAAAGAAAATAACTTTTTAAGGAAGTATTTAAAATAAGTTTTATCGGACCTACAACTAAATAGATTTTATGCGGAAACAATTACTAAGCTTGGTTTTTTTTCTTTGGGTATTGGGTACGTACGCGCAAACGGCCAGCACCATCCAGAAAGCGGGTACGAACTTAAAAGTAACTACTCCCGAGAGCGTAGGCATGAGTAGTGCGCGCCTGCAGCGCATGGATAAAATGATTCAGGAGTATACCAGTAAGAACTATTTGCCCGGGGTAATTGCTTTTATTTCACGTGACGGTAAAACGGTATACCAAAAAGCATTTGGCGTTAACGATACCGAAACAAAAGCCGCTTTAGAGCTTAATGCCATTATGCGTATTGCTTCCCAAACCAAAGCGCTTACCAGTTTAGGCGTTATGCTCTTGTTCGAAGAAGGTAAGTTTTTGTTAGATGACCCCGTTTCTAAATATTTGCCCGCCTTTAAAAACCAGCAAGTACTCGATAAATTTAGCGAAAAAGATTCTACCTACACCACCGTACCGACCAAACGCGAAGTAACCATCCGGCACTTACTCACGCACACTTCGGGTATCGGGTATGCCGGTATTGGCAGTAAAGAAGCCACCGCTATTTATGCCAAAGCAAAAGTAACCAGTGGTATTGGTACTCCAGAAGGTAAAATTGGCGATGCTATGAACCGTTTAGGCGCCTTACCCCTGATGCACCAGCCCGGGGAGAAATTTACCTATAGCTTAAGCACCGATGTATTAGGTTATTTTATTGAAGTAATGTCGGGGCAACCATTAGATAAATTTATGCGTTCCCGGATTTTCGAGCCGCTCGATATGCAGGATACTTACTTTTATTTGCCGGCCAGCAAGCACAACCGCCTGGCTACTTTGTATACCGAAGATGCTCAAAAGAATACCATAAAAGCGCAGGCCCGTAATGGCCAATCGCCCGATTATCCGAAAGTTACCAATGGTACTTATTTTTCGGGTGGGGCAGGTTTGTCTTCTACCATTACCGATTATGCCAAATTCCTGCACATGATGTTAAACAATGGTTCCTATAATGGGAAACAAATTATAAGTCCAGCCACCGTGCACTTAATGACTACTAACCAGATTGGGGAAGTTAATCAAGGCGATAATAAGTTTGGTTTAGGATTTGGAATTATTACTTCAAAAGGAGCTACTAAATTGGGCGTAAGCGAAGGATCGTACGAGTGGGGCGGTTATTATGGTACCAGCTATTGGGTAGACCCTAAAGAAGGTATAATTGGGCTGCTCTATACGCAAAAAGCGCCTAATACTACCGGTGGTTCTATTGCTGATAAGTATAAAGCTATGGTTTACCAAGCCATTACCACTTCGCATAATCAAAAAGCGGAGTAATTTAGAATCGCGGATTTTCGCGAATTAAACAGATGGCGCGGATTATATTTTGAAATGAAAGGTGGAATAGCAGAGGATTTGTCTATCAAAAAAGAAAGGCTAACCTAATACATTTCGCCTTTCTTTTTTAATTCTTTATTGTTTACAACATTCTTTCTGATTGACTATCAGTATTGTGTAATAAAAATTCGCGCCATCTGTTTAATCCGAGAAAATCCGCGATTCAGTATTGTGCGTTAAAAAATCATTAGCTATCTTTGCAACGGCAAATCGGCACGACCAGCTCCTGCTGAACTCCCCCAGGTTCGGAAGGAAGCAAGGGTAGGTGGTTGAGCGGTGCGATGTTCGGTTTGCCACTTTTTTCCTTCCTCTTTCCAGCATCTTCGCTAAATTCTTTCTTTTTCGCAGCTAGTTTCTTTTAAATTCCCGTAGCTTTGCTTTGGAAAAAACTGTTTACTATGAAATTTTTTATTGATACTGCGAATCTAAACGAAATCCGGGAAGCTTACGATTTAGGCGTACTCGATGGGGTAACTACCAATCCGTCTTTAATGGCGAAAGAAGGCATTAAAGGTCACGACAAGGTAATGGCCCATTATAAAGCAATCTGCGAAATAGTAGATGGCGATATTAGCGCCGAAGTAATTGCCGTGGATTACGAAGGCATTATCCGGGAAGGTGAACTCCTGGCTGAACTGCACCCCAATATTGTCGTAAAAGTACCCATGATCCGGGAAGGCGTGAAGGCCATTAAATATTTTTCAGATAAAGGAATCAAAACCAATTGCACTTTAATTTTTAACGCGGGTCAGGCCTTGTTAGCCGCAAAAGCCGGGGCTACTTACGTGTCGCCCTTTATTGGCCGTTTGGATGATATCGGGCAAGATGGTATGCAGTTAATTGAGCAGATTGTACAGATATTTAGTAATTACGGTTACCCAACCGAAGTTTTAGCCGCTTCCGTACGCCACACCATGCATTTGCTGCAATGCGCCGAGATTGGTGCCGACGTGGTAACCTGCCCTTTAAATGTAATTACTTCTTTACTCAATCATCCGCTCACCGAAAGCGGTCTAGCCAAATTCCTCGCCGATCACAAGAAAGTAAATGCTTAAATTTTAGTTGTTGGTTGCTAGTTGTTCGTTGTTCGGAAAATATTTATTTTACTAACTCAACCCTAGTAACGAACAACTAGCAACCAATAACTAAACGTGTACATCATTAAAGTAAAAGGGAAAGCTAAAATTCCGGATTATATTCAGTTGCGCGACGAAAATTTTGTGCTGATTGCCTACTTCCGCGCCGATCGCCCATTGAAGAATATGGACCGGTACGGACTGGCCAACAAAGAGGAACAGCTAGCGGCTGTTATACAAGAACTGGAATTCGGGAAGCTCCAGAAACTGGAAATTTAATTATGCGTAATTTTTCTTCTTCGGCGCCCGTGGTGTCGTTAAAAGATGTTTCTATCCACCAGGATGTACAAACGGTATTACAAGGGGTAACCTTTGATATTGAAAAAGGAGAGTTTGTGTATTTGGTGGGTCGCACGGGCAGCGGCAAATCTTCTTTATTAAAAACGTTGTACGCCGATTTACCACTCCGCACGGGTATGGCCAGCGTGGCAGGATTTCCTATTTTTAAATTACCCCGTACCCAGGTTCCTTTTTTGCGCCGTAAAATCGGGATAGTGTTTCAGGATTTTCAGTTACTCTTCGATCGTACCGTAGCTGATAATTTACGGTTTGTCCTAAGAGCTACGGGCTGGTCCGATTCTTCTAAGGTAAAACAGCGGATTTCGGAGGTACTTATGCGGGTGGGCTTAGATGCCGCTTCTAGTAAAATGCCGCACCAGCTTTCGGGCGGTGAACAACAGCGCATTGTAATTGCCCGGGCCTTGCTCAACGAACCCGTTATTTTATTTGCCGATGAACCTACCGGTAATTTAGACCCGGAAGTAGCAGACGGGATTATGCAACTATTTAACCAAATAAATAACCACGGCACGGCCGTTTTAATGGCCACGCACAATCACCATATCCTAAATACGTATCCGCACCGGATCTTAAAATGCGAAAATGGAAAGGTGCTGGATTCGGCGAAGCAAAGCTTTTCCTTAACGGATGGTATCTGAGTTATCCATTTTAATTCCGGTTTATAATTTTGCAGTTGATAAGTTGGTTAATGTATTGTGGGTGCAATGCAAGGAAGCAAATATTATTTTCGAAATAATATGTTTGGACGATGCCTCAGATTCCTATTTTCAGGATAACAACAGATTTTTACAAAAACTGGAGAATGTTATTTACGAAGAATTACCGGTAAATATTAGCCGGGCTGCTATGCGAAATGCATTAGCTCAACGTGCCCGCTATTCGTACCTGCTTTTCCTGGATAATGATTCAGAAATAATTGAGCAGGATTTTATCAAAAAGTATTTACAGAAAGCCCACCCAAATCAAATATTAATAGGCGGCACCCTTTACCCAGATAATCTGCCTCTTCAACCATACCGTTTACACTGGAAGTTTGGCCGTAACCGCGAACAAAAAACTGCCGCTTTGCGAAATCGCCACCCGTATCAAAGCTTACAGGTAAACAATGCGCTCGTACCCCGATCTATATTTCAAAAATTTCCCTTCGACGAAAAGATCGTGCAATACGGGCACGAGGATTCGCAGTGGGGAAAACGCTTGGAAAGCGCTAGTATACCGGTCGTTCACATTCAAAACCCCGTAGGCCATTTAGGGCTTGAGCCTTGCGAAATTTTTTTAATAAAAACGCAGCAAGCTATTTATAACCTGCACCGGCTTTACTATACCGAAGGAATTGGAAGCAAGACTTCTCTGATTAAAGCTTATATACGGCTATCCCGATATCGTTTTAAGCAACTTTATTTTAGTTTTTTTAAATTAATACAGCCTTTGCTGCTGCTTAATTTACGCAGTTCTTGGCCAAGTTTGTTCTGTTTCGATTTGTATAAATTAGGATTATTCATTCAGGCAGATTGTACTCGCGAGCAGTAACAACCCAATTAGGTATCAAGAAGATGAAGGAGTTTATAACAGAAGAAGCCCGGGTGTTCGCCGGGCTTCTTCTGTTTTCATAGTTTTATTAGCTTGAATCAGGTCGGAATTATTCGTTTTCTTTTTTACCGTCAAAGGCATCTTTTACTTTTTCGCCGGCTTTATCCGCGGTTTTTCCAACTGCTTTAGCACCTTTTACCACTCCTTCTTTCACGTCTTTACCGGTTTCTTTGGCCGCATGGCCTACTTTACTGCCTACCTTAGCCCCCGTTTCGGTTACATCTTGGGCAGTGTTTTTGGCGGCGGTGCCTACTTTATCGGCTACTCTACTACCAGTTTCTTTCGCATCTTTACCAGTTTCTCTGGCTTTCTGACCTACTTGCTGGGCACCTTTCTGCGCCTTGTCTTCCACTTTTTCGCCGGTTTGTTTCACATCGGCGGCCACTTGGCTAACAACCGGATCTAACTTTTCGCCGGTTTTAACCGTTTCGTATTTTGCTTTGGCCT
This region includes:
- a CDS encoding serine hydrolase domain-containing protein, with protein sequence MRKQLLSLVFFLWVLGTYAQTASTIQKAGTNLKVTTPESVGMSSARLQRMDKMIQEYTSKNYLPGVIAFISRDGKTVYQKAFGVNDTETKAALELNAIMRIASQTKALTSLGVMLLFEEGKFLLDDPVSKYLPAFKNQQVLDKFSEKDSTYTTVPTKREVTIRHLLTHTSGIGYAGIGSKEATAIYAKAKVTSGIGTPEGKIGDAMNRLGALPLMHQPGEKFTYSLSTDVLGYFIEVMSGQPLDKFMRSRIFEPLDMQDTYFYLPASKHNRLATLYTEDAQKNTIKAQARNGQSPDYPKVTNGTYFSGGAGLSSTITDYAKFLHMMLNNGSYNGKQIISPATVHLMTTNQIGEVNQGDNKFGLGFGIITSKGATKLGVSEGSYEWGGYYGTSYWVDPKEGIIGLLYTQKAPNTTGGSIADKYKAMVYQAITTSHNQKAE
- the fsa gene encoding fructose-6-phosphate aldolase encodes the protein MKFFIDTANLNEIREAYDLGVLDGVTTNPSLMAKEGIKGHDKVMAHYKAICEIVDGDISAEVIAVDYEGIIREGELLAELHPNIVVKVPMIREGVKAIKYFSDKGIKTNCTLIFNAGQALLAAKAGATYVSPFIGRLDDIGQDGMQLIEQIVQIFSNYGYPTEVLAASVRHTMHLLQCAEIGADVVTCPLNVITSLLNHPLTESGLAKFLADHKKVNA
- a CDS encoding fructose-6-phosphate aldolase gives rise to the protein MYIIKVKGKAKIPDYIQLRDENFVLIAYFRADRPLKNMDRYGLANKEEQLAAVIQELEFGKLQKLEI
- a CDS encoding cell division ATP-binding protein FtsE, encoding MRNFSSSAPVVSLKDVSIHQDVQTVLQGVTFDIEKGEFVYLVGRTGSGKSSLLKTLYADLPLRTGMASVAGFPIFKLPRTQVPFLRRKIGIVFQDFQLLFDRTVADNLRFVLRATGWSDSSKVKQRISEVLMRVGLDAASSKMPHQLSGGEQQRIVIARALLNEPVILFADEPTGNLDPEVADGIMQLFNQINNHGTAVLMATHNHHILNTYPHRILKCENGKVLDSAKQSFSLTDGI
- a CDS encoding glycosyltransferase family 2 protein produces the protein MVSELSILIPVYNFAVDKLVNVLWVQCKEANIIFEIICLDDASDSYFQDNNRFLQKLENVIYEELPVNISRAAMRNALAQRARYSYLLFLDNDSEIIEQDFIKKYLQKAHPNQILIGGTLYPDNLPLQPYRLHWKFGRNREQKTAALRNRHPYQSLQVNNALVPRSIFQKFPFDEKIVQYGHEDSQWGKRLESASIPVVHIQNPVGHLGLEPCEIFLIKTQQAIYNLHRLYYTEGIGSKTSLIKAYIRLSRYRFKQLYFSFFKLIQPLLLLNLRSSWPSLFCFDLYKLGLFIQADCTREQ